A single window of Cytophagales bacterium DNA harbors:
- a CDS encoding response regulator transcription factor — MNKITVLLADDHVLIRAGFKVLMQDTDDIEVLGEAGNAQEAIAKTEELSPDVVVMDISMGEKEDGLEATQIISEKFPDTKVLILSMHDEEEYVYKSIKCGAHGYLLKSAEKELIRGIKAIAKGEKYFGASVSKIMTEGYIQRAKRQQKSPGEKNDQLTKREIEILELIVQGLSSTDIAEKLSPIISPRTVETHKSNMMKKLNLKNTPELVKYALENKLV, encoded by the coding sequence ATGAATAAAATCACAGTTCTTTTAGCCGATGACCATGTATTAATTCGTGCTGGTTTTAAAGTGTTAATGCAAGATACTGATGATATAGAAGTATTAGGTGAAGCAGGTAATGCGCAGGAAGCTATTGCTAAAACAGAAGAATTATCACCTGATGTAGTAGTTATGGATATTTCTATGGGAGAGAAGGAAGATGGTTTAGAAGCAACTCAAATCATAAGTGAAAAATTCCCAGATACAAAAGTGCTTATACTTTCCATGCACGATGAAGAAGAATATGTCTATAAAAGCATTAAATGCGGTGCGCATGGCTATTTACTTAAAAGTGCAGAAAAAGAGCTTATAAGGGGCATAAAAGCAATCGCAAAAGGAGAAAAATATTTTGGCGCCAGTGTTTCCAAAATTATGACAGAGGGCTACATCCAGAGAGCAAAAAGGCAACAGAAATCCCCTGGTGAGAAAAATGACCAATTAACAAAACGGGAAATAGAAATATTAGAGCTTATAGTACAGGGACTTAGTAGTACTGATATTGCTGAAAAACTCTCCCCAATCATTAGCCCACGAACTGTGGAAACTCATAAATCCAATATGATGAAAAAATTAAACCTAAAAAATACTCCGGAGCTTGTAAAATATGCTCTTGAAAATAAACTTGTTTAA
- a CDS encoding RNA-binding protein, producing the protein MTIYIGNISFTMTEEELEKTFAEFGKVTSVKVITDKYSGKSKGFAFVDMENDGEGDAAVEALNGKDMDGRNVKVNKAYPKKEY; encoded by the coding sequence ATGACAATTTACATAGGTAATATTTCTTTCACAATGACCGAGGAAGAATTAGAAAAAACTTTTGCTGAATTTGGCAAAGTTACATCGGTCAAGGTAATCACAGACAAGTATAGTGGTAAGTCCAAAGGCTTTGCATTTGTAGATATGGAGAATGATGGTGAAGGTGATGCTGCTGTTGAAGCTTTAAATGGTAAAGATATGGATGGTAGAAATGTTAAGGTGAATAAAGCGTATCCTAAAAAAGAATATTAA
- a CDS encoding ABC transporter ATP-binding protein: MKIILKKIGKRFNKEWVFRNVNLEFELNNSYAIIGPNGSGKSTLLQIVAGIMSPTEGSITYYSSNKIERENIYRHVALSAPFLELIEEFTLFETLKFHQQFKPFKAGINTQDIIEIFSSGGLWTKHKPVQYFSSGMKQRLKLALAIFSSAPILLLDEPTSNLDKNGRVWYHDELIKNKENKIVIICSNQPAEFEFCENIIDISQYK; the protein is encoded by the coding sequence ATGAAAATAATTTTAAAAAAAATCGGAAAAAGATTTAATAAGGAATGGGTTTTCCGGAATGTTAATTTAGAATTTGAGCTCAACAATTCCTACGCTATTATTGGACCAAACGGTTCAGGGAAATCTACATTATTGCAAATTGTTGCAGGCATAATGAGCCCGACTGAAGGCAGCATCACCTATTATTCTTCTAATAAAATCGAAAGAGAGAATATTTATAGGCATGTAGCTCTATCAGCTCCATTTTTAGAACTAATTGAAGAATTTACACTCTTTGAAACGTTGAAATTTCATCAACAGTTCAAACCATTCAAAGCTGGTATAAATACGCAGGACATTATAGAAATATTTTCGTCCGGAGGTCTATGGACAAAACACAAACCGGTACAGTACTTTTCTTCAGGGATGAAACAGCGATTGAAATTAGCGCTTGCCATATTTTCCAGCGCACCTATCCTGCTGCTTGATGAACCAACCTCAAACCTCGATAAGAACGGCCGGGTTTGGTATCATGATGAACTAATAAAAAACAAGGAAAACAAAATTGTAATTATCTGCTCTAACCAGCCTGCTGAATTTGAGTTTTGCGAGAATATTATTGACATTTCACAATATAAATAA